Proteins co-encoded in one Epinephelus moara isolate mb chromosome 13, YSFRI_EMoa_1.0, whole genome shotgun sequence genomic window:
- the LOC126399753 gene encoding ataxin-2-like protein isoform X1: MLKQQQPGSGGRKASNGTSGPAGMSSPVSGINSGNRTPAGRNRSSAKPSFQSSPVFEGVYNNARMLHFLTAVVGSNCDIRVKNGSVFEGIFKTLSSRCELAVDAVHKRSEEDGSTSTPPRREDITDTMIFSPSDLVTMICRDVDLNYATRDTFTDTAISSNRVNGEHKEKVLQRWEGGDSNGESYDLENDASNGWDANEMFRYNEVKYGVTSTYDSSLSMYTVPLEKGNSEMYRQREARAARLASEIESSPQYRHRVGLENDEGKTEEDKYSAVVRDSNDRERGRESPRDRERERGRDSPGASTREGKYIPLPQRQREMNRERERAERGPGGPPPHNRLSGGYRSNPPSSSSPRPPLPSAAGPQSGVSPSERNSPLSGRGGAYAPHHPQGSPSPGPNSGPASPYTPASPGGASTPASASTTPSPASPPAPHGHSVPHSHSLPHSLSDAGRPVNGISTRTSPKAQRPPQSSRTVRSSNSHSQSTATRSPKSGSSQDTPYLDTSSVSLPPQKTSGPAPLFPVDVNEILGAAKERAAESPSSTEDSKSSKVPSVQQRSQIEELRKFGKEFRLQPSGGSSSSPSSPASATPPAVSEVAQPSAATPSPSDAHPASEPKAQAPAPSPSQPQPQPSPAPAEDATKDTATTPGATPSTAAAPISDRHSPATPQPARTPGSEDARSETTERPEGVADQVKKSTLNPNAKEFNPIKPQMPMTKPNTAPTPPRPTPPSPVVLQHPGGQGPLYNTPYLSYVSQIHSVQPPPMYQYTMSTVSQGKYPRTKGSVVAQRSDHGTSAPPMLQAAASAAGAPLVASPYPQSYLQYNPQQYGQQQVIQAMTPYPGQQMYSMLQGGRMIGQGGGPHPQALGPPGGPQFSAQGDGPQGPQQGIYAPQSFSHHSGAVHQPQPSSTPTGNQPPPQHTAPSPGQNAQSGPQPQSLYHSGPLSAPTPPNMPPGHTSPQGSYPIQGYSIHSHQGIPPTYPLGQIAQAHVQGAMSGPHHSGSHGQPQLVMLQPPPQQGPGSVPQHPQHGPQQGAHQHFYIGHPQAMQVQTHPAPFHQPGN; this comes from the exons ATGCTGAAACAGCAGCAACCCGGCTCAGGCGGGAGGAAAGCGTCTAACGGAACCTCGGGCCCCGCCGGTATGTCTTCCCCAGTCAGCGGCATCAACAGTGGCAACAGGACGCCGGCCGGGAG GAATCGATCCTCTGCAAAGCCATCATTCCAGTCATCTCCG GTTTTCGAGGGTGTGTACAACAATGCCAGAATGCTTCATTTCCTCACAGCTGTTGTG ggtTCCAACTGTGACATAAGAGTGAAGAACGGCAGTGTATTTGAAGGCATATTCAAGACTCTCAGTTCTCGG TGTGAGCTGGCTGTGGATGCTGTACACAAACGCAGTGAGGAGGACGGCTCAACATCAACTCCACCGAGGAGGGAGGACATCACTGACACTATGATCTTCAGCCCCTCAGACCTGGTGACGATGATCTGCAGAGATGTCGACCTCAACTATGCCACCAGAg ACACCTTCACAGACACAGCCATCAGCTCCAATCGCGTGAATGGAGAACACAAAGAGAAGGTTTTGCAGAGATGGGAGGGAGGAGACAGCAATGGAGAGAGTTACGACCTGGAAAATGATGCA TCAAATGGCTGGGATGCCAATGAGATGTTCCGTTACAATGAAGTGAAGTATGGAGTCACGTCAACATACGATTCCAGCCTTTCCATGTATAC TGTGCCACTGGAAAAGGGCAACTCTGAGATGTATCGGCAGAGGGAAGCCCGCGCTGCCCGCCTGGCCAGTGAGATCGAGTCCAGTCCCCAGTATCGCCATCGTGTCGGCCTGGAAAATGATGAGGGCAAAACTGAGGAGGACAAATACAGTGCTGTGGTGCGGGACAGCAACGATCGTGAGAGGGGCCGTGAGAGCCCCCGTGACAGAGAGCGTGAAAGGGGGCGAGACAGCCCTGGAGCCAGCACCAG GGAGGGCAAGTACATTCCATTACCTCAACGTCAGAGAGAGATGAACCGGGAGCGGGAACGAGCTGAGAGAGGTCCTGGTGGGCCTCCACCCCACAATCGTCTTAGCGGAGGTTATCGCTCCAatcctccatcctcctcttcccccaGACCCCCTCTGCCCTCTGCTGCTGGGCCGCAGTCTGGCGTCTCCCCCTCAGAGAGAAACAGCCCTCTGTCAGGCCGAGGTGGGGCCTACGCTCCCCACCACCCCCAGGGAAGCCCGAGCCCAGGCCCAAACTCTGGCCCTGCGAGCCCTTACACACCTGCCTCTCCGGGAGGGGCATCCACGCCAGCCTCTGCTTCCACTACCCCGTCGCCAGCCAGCCCTCCTGCCCCACACGGACACTCAGTCCCTCATTCCCACTCACTCCCACACTCGCTGTCTGACGCTGGCAGGCCTGTTAATGGAA TCTCGACCAGAACATCACCTAAAGCCCAAAGACCTCCACAGTCGAGCAGAACAGTCCGTTCTTCAAACTCACACTCTCAGTCCACAG CTACTCGCTCTCCTAAATCAGGTTCTTCCCAGGACACGCCTTATTTGGACACATCGTCTGTCTCCCTGCCTCCCCAGAAGACGTCTGGCCCTGCCCCTCTTTTCCCTGTTGATG TGAATGAGATCCTTGGTGCAGCAAAAGAGCGTGCCGCAGAGAgccccagcagcacagaggacagCAAGAGCAGTAAAG TTCCCTCAGTTCAGCAAAGGTCGCAGATCGAGGAGCTGCGGAAATTTGGCAAGGAATTCAGG ctCCAGCCAAGTGGAGGCAGCTCCAGCTCTCCCAGCTCCCCAGCATCAGCAACCCCACCTGCCGTCAGCGAGGTAGCCCAACCCAGCGCAGCCACACCTTCGCCCTCAGACGCTCACCCTGCTTCAGAGCCCAAAGCTCAGGCTCCAGCTCCCAGTCCTTCCCAGCCCCAACCTCAGCCTTCACCAGCCCCTGCTGAGGACGCCACCAAGGACACCGCAACTACACCTGGTGCCACACCAAGCACTGCCGCTGCACCCATTTCAGACAGGCATTCACCAGCCACCCCGCAGCCAGCCAGGACCCCGGGAAGCGAGGACGCCAGGTCTGAGACGACGGAGCGGCCAGAGGGCGTGGCAGA CCAAGTAAAGAAATCAACCTTAAACCCCAACGCTAAAGAGTTCAACCCCATCAAACCTCAAATGCCCATG ACGAAGCCCAACACTGCGCCCACCCCACCTCGGCCAACTCCTCCAAGCCCAGTGGTCCTTCAGCACCCAGGCGGACAGGGACCACTCTACAACACCCCCTACCTCTCCTACGTATCACAGATCCACTCTGTGCAG CCCCCACCGATGTACCAGTACACCATGTCTACAGTCAGCCAGGGAAAATACCCCAGGACCAAAG GCTCAGTAGTGGCTCAGCGCTCTGACCATGGTACTTCAGCACCACCCATGCTACAAGCTGCAGCGTCAGCAGCTGGAGCCCCGCTGGTGGCGTCCCCCTACCCTCAGTCCTACCTTCAGTACAATCCACAGCAGTACGGCCAGCAGCAGGTCATCCAGGCCATGACACCCTACCCTGGACAG CAGATGTACTCCATGTTGCAAGGTGGAAGAATGATAGGTCAAGGTGGGGGTCCTCACCCACAAGCACTGGGACCCCCAGGAGGCCCCCAGTTCTCTGCACAGGGAGACGGACCTCAGGGACCACAGCAAGGCATCTACG CTCCACAGTCCTTCTCACACCACTCAGGTGCAGTTCATCAGCCCCAGCCCTCCAGTACCCCGACAGGCAACCAGCCCCCTCCCCAGCACACTGCACCTAGTCCCGGACAG AACGCCCAGTCCGGCCCACAGCCCCAGTCCTTGTACCACTCAGGTCCCCTGTCAGCACCCACTCCACCCAACATGCCGCCAGGCCACACGTCTCCACAAGGCTCTTATCCCATTCAGGGCTACAGCATCCACAGCCACCAGGGCATCCCACCAACGTACCCCCTGGGACAGATCGCACAG GCCCATGTACAAGGAGCGATGTCGGGTCCCCACCACTCGGGGAGCCACGGTCAGCCTCAGTTAGTGATGTTGCAGCCACCTCCTCAGCAGGGCCCCGGCTCAGTGCCTCAGCACCCACAGCACGGACCACAGCAAGGAGCACACCAACACTTTTACATAGGACATCCACAAG CAATGCAGGTACAGACGCATCCTGCTCCCTTCCATCAGCCTGGAAACTAA
- the LOC126399753 gene encoding ataxin-2-like protein isoform X2, translated as MLKQQQPGSGGRKASNGTSGPAGMSSPVSGINSGNRTPAGRNRSSAKPSFQSSPVFEGVYNNARMLHFLTAVVGSNCDIRVKNGSVFEGIFKTLSSRCELAVDAVHKRSEEDGSTSTPPRREDITDTMIFSPSDLVTMICRDVDLNYATRDTFTDTAISSNRVNGEHKEKVLQRWEGGDSNGESYDLENDASNGWDANEMFRYNEVKYGVTSTYDSSLSMYTVPLEKGNSEMYRQREARAARLASEIESSPQYRHRVGLENDEGKTEEDKYSAVVRDSNDRERGRESPRDRERERGRDSPGASTREGKYIPLPQRQREMNRERERAERGPGGPPPHNRLSGGYRSNPPSSSSPRPPLPSAAGPQSGVSPSERNSPLSGRGGAYAPHHPQGSPSPGPNSGPASPYTPASPGGASTPASASTTPSPASPPAPHGHSVPHSHSLPHSLSDAGRPVNGISTRTSPKAQRPPQSSRTVRSSNSHSQSTATRSPKSGSSQDTPYLDTSSVSLPPQKTSGPAPLFPVDVNEILGAAKERAAESPSSTEDSKSSKVPSVQQRSQIEELRKFGKEFRLQPSGGSSSSPSSPASATPPAVSEVAQPSAATPSPSDAHPASEPKAQAPAPSPSQPQPQPSPAPAEDATKDTATTPGATPSTAAAPISDRHSPATPQPARTPGSEDARSETTERPEGVADQVKKSTLNPNAKEFNPIKPQMPMTKPNTAPTPPRPTPPSPVVLQHPGGQGPLYNTPYLSYVSQIHSVQPPPMYQYTMSTVSQGKYPRTKGSVVAQRSDHGTSAPPMLQAAASAAGAPLVASPYPQSYLQYNPQQYGQQQVIQAMTPYPGQMYSMLQGGRMIGQGGGPHPQALGPPGGPQFSAQGDGPQGPQQGIYAPQSFSHHSGAVHQPQPSSTPTGNQPPPQHTAPSPGQNAQSGPQPQSLYHSGPLSAPTPPNMPPGHTSPQGSYPIQGYSIHSHQGIPPTYPLGQIAQAHVQGAMSGPHHSGSHGQPQLVMLQPPPQQGPGSVPQHPQHGPQQGAHQHFYIGHPQAMQVQTHPAPFHQPGN; from the exons ATGCTGAAACAGCAGCAACCCGGCTCAGGCGGGAGGAAAGCGTCTAACGGAACCTCGGGCCCCGCCGGTATGTCTTCCCCAGTCAGCGGCATCAACAGTGGCAACAGGACGCCGGCCGGGAG GAATCGATCCTCTGCAAAGCCATCATTCCAGTCATCTCCG GTTTTCGAGGGTGTGTACAACAATGCCAGAATGCTTCATTTCCTCACAGCTGTTGTG ggtTCCAACTGTGACATAAGAGTGAAGAACGGCAGTGTATTTGAAGGCATATTCAAGACTCTCAGTTCTCGG TGTGAGCTGGCTGTGGATGCTGTACACAAACGCAGTGAGGAGGACGGCTCAACATCAACTCCACCGAGGAGGGAGGACATCACTGACACTATGATCTTCAGCCCCTCAGACCTGGTGACGATGATCTGCAGAGATGTCGACCTCAACTATGCCACCAGAg ACACCTTCACAGACACAGCCATCAGCTCCAATCGCGTGAATGGAGAACACAAAGAGAAGGTTTTGCAGAGATGGGAGGGAGGAGACAGCAATGGAGAGAGTTACGACCTGGAAAATGATGCA TCAAATGGCTGGGATGCCAATGAGATGTTCCGTTACAATGAAGTGAAGTATGGAGTCACGTCAACATACGATTCCAGCCTTTCCATGTATAC TGTGCCACTGGAAAAGGGCAACTCTGAGATGTATCGGCAGAGGGAAGCCCGCGCTGCCCGCCTGGCCAGTGAGATCGAGTCCAGTCCCCAGTATCGCCATCGTGTCGGCCTGGAAAATGATGAGGGCAAAACTGAGGAGGACAAATACAGTGCTGTGGTGCGGGACAGCAACGATCGTGAGAGGGGCCGTGAGAGCCCCCGTGACAGAGAGCGTGAAAGGGGGCGAGACAGCCCTGGAGCCAGCACCAG GGAGGGCAAGTACATTCCATTACCTCAACGTCAGAGAGAGATGAACCGGGAGCGGGAACGAGCTGAGAGAGGTCCTGGTGGGCCTCCACCCCACAATCGTCTTAGCGGAGGTTATCGCTCCAatcctccatcctcctcttcccccaGACCCCCTCTGCCCTCTGCTGCTGGGCCGCAGTCTGGCGTCTCCCCCTCAGAGAGAAACAGCCCTCTGTCAGGCCGAGGTGGGGCCTACGCTCCCCACCACCCCCAGGGAAGCCCGAGCCCAGGCCCAAACTCTGGCCCTGCGAGCCCTTACACACCTGCCTCTCCGGGAGGGGCATCCACGCCAGCCTCTGCTTCCACTACCCCGTCGCCAGCCAGCCCTCCTGCCCCACACGGACACTCAGTCCCTCATTCCCACTCACTCCCACACTCGCTGTCTGACGCTGGCAGGCCTGTTAATGGAA TCTCGACCAGAACATCACCTAAAGCCCAAAGACCTCCACAGTCGAGCAGAACAGTCCGTTCTTCAAACTCACACTCTCAGTCCACAG CTACTCGCTCTCCTAAATCAGGTTCTTCCCAGGACACGCCTTATTTGGACACATCGTCTGTCTCCCTGCCTCCCCAGAAGACGTCTGGCCCTGCCCCTCTTTTCCCTGTTGATG TGAATGAGATCCTTGGTGCAGCAAAAGAGCGTGCCGCAGAGAgccccagcagcacagaggacagCAAGAGCAGTAAAG TTCCCTCAGTTCAGCAAAGGTCGCAGATCGAGGAGCTGCGGAAATTTGGCAAGGAATTCAGG ctCCAGCCAAGTGGAGGCAGCTCCAGCTCTCCCAGCTCCCCAGCATCAGCAACCCCACCTGCCGTCAGCGAGGTAGCCCAACCCAGCGCAGCCACACCTTCGCCCTCAGACGCTCACCCTGCTTCAGAGCCCAAAGCTCAGGCTCCAGCTCCCAGTCCTTCCCAGCCCCAACCTCAGCCTTCACCAGCCCCTGCTGAGGACGCCACCAAGGACACCGCAACTACACCTGGTGCCACACCAAGCACTGCCGCTGCACCCATTTCAGACAGGCATTCACCAGCCACCCCGCAGCCAGCCAGGACCCCGGGAAGCGAGGACGCCAGGTCTGAGACGACGGAGCGGCCAGAGGGCGTGGCAGA CCAAGTAAAGAAATCAACCTTAAACCCCAACGCTAAAGAGTTCAACCCCATCAAACCTCAAATGCCCATG ACGAAGCCCAACACTGCGCCCACCCCACCTCGGCCAACTCCTCCAAGCCCAGTGGTCCTTCAGCACCCAGGCGGACAGGGACCACTCTACAACACCCCCTACCTCTCCTACGTATCACAGATCCACTCTGTGCAG CCCCCACCGATGTACCAGTACACCATGTCTACAGTCAGCCAGGGAAAATACCCCAGGACCAAAG GCTCAGTAGTGGCTCAGCGCTCTGACCATGGTACTTCAGCACCACCCATGCTACAAGCTGCAGCGTCAGCAGCTGGAGCCCCGCTGGTGGCGTCCCCCTACCCTCAGTCCTACCTTCAGTACAATCCACAGCAGTACGGCCAGCAGCAGGTCATCCAGGCCATGACACCCTACCCTGGACAG ATGTACTCCATGTTGCAAGGTGGAAGAATGATAGGTCAAGGTGGGGGTCCTCACCCACAAGCACTGGGACCCCCAGGAGGCCCCCAGTTCTCTGCACAGGGAGACGGACCTCAGGGACCACAGCAAGGCATCTACG CTCCACAGTCCTTCTCACACCACTCAGGTGCAGTTCATCAGCCCCAGCCCTCCAGTACCCCGACAGGCAACCAGCCCCCTCCCCAGCACACTGCACCTAGTCCCGGACAG AACGCCCAGTCCGGCCCACAGCCCCAGTCCTTGTACCACTCAGGTCCCCTGTCAGCACCCACTCCACCCAACATGCCGCCAGGCCACACGTCTCCACAAGGCTCTTATCCCATTCAGGGCTACAGCATCCACAGCCACCAGGGCATCCCACCAACGTACCCCCTGGGACAGATCGCACAG GCCCATGTACAAGGAGCGATGTCGGGTCCCCACCACTCGGGGAGCCACGGTCAGCCTCAGTTAGTGATGTTGCAGCCACCTCCTCAGCAGGGCCCCGGCTCAGTGCCTCAGCACCCACAGCACGGACCACAGCAAGGAGCACACCAACACTTTTACATAGGACATCCACAAG CAATGCAGGTACAGACGCATCCTGCTCCCTTCCATCAGCCTGGAAACTAA